One Nomascus leucogenys isolate Asia chromosome 22a, Asia_NLE_v1, whole genome shotgun sequence DNA segment encodes these proteins:
- the CCL20 gene encoding C-C motif chemokine 20 isoform X2 gives MCCTKSLLLAALMSVLLLHLCSESEASNFDCCLRYTDRILHPKFIVGFTRQLANEGCDIDAVIFHTKKNLSVCANPKKTWVKFIVRLLSKKVKNM, from the exons ATGTGCTGTACCAAGAGTTTGCTCCTGGCTGCTTTGATGTCAGTGCTGCTACTCCACCTCTGCAGCGAATCAGAAG CAAGCAACTTTGACTGCTGTCTTCGATACACAGATCGTATCCTTCATCCTAAATTTATTGTGGGCTTCACACGGCAGCTGGCCAATGAAGGCTGTGACATCGATGCTGTCAT ctTTCACACAAAGAAAAACTTGTCTGTGTGCGCAAATCCAAAAAAGACCTGGGTGAAATTTATTGTGCGTCTCCTCAG cAAAAAAGTCAAGAACATGTAA
- the CCL20 gene encoding C-C motif chemokine 20 isoform X1 yields MCCTKSLLLAALMSVLLLHLCSESEAASNFDCCLRYTDRILHPKFIVGFTRQLANEGCDIDAVIFHTKKNLSVCANPKKTWVKFIVRLLSKKVKNM; encoded by the exons ATGTGCTGTACCAAGAGTTTGCTCCTGGCTGCTTTGATGTCAGTGCTGCTACTCCACCTCTGCAGCGAATCAGAAG cAGCAAGCAACTTTGACTGCTGTCTTCGATACACAGATCGTATCCTTCATCCTAAATTTATTGTGGGCTTCACACGGCAGCTGGCCAATGAAGGCTGTGACATCGATGCTGTCAT ctTTCACACAAAGAAAAACTTGTCTGTGTGCGCAAATCCAAAAAAGACCTGGGTGAAATTTATTGTGCGTCTCCTCAG cAAAAAAGTCAAGAACATGTAA